The Fimbriimonadales bacterium genome contains a region encoding:
- the dnaG gene encoding DNA primase, with translation MPDELDEIRSRISLVDLVSERVQLTRAGKTFKGLCPFHREKTPSFYIYPEQGRYFCFGCQERGDIFSFVMKTQGLDFKEALDVLAKRAGVTLKPRFQEKEPNQKQLLGKILETACSFFNKSFFESSFAQEYASNRGLTPDIIAEWKIGYAPDSDEELIRVLRKSNFSLRDAEQAGVVTGSESSGYRDFFRNRLIFPVHDERGNLIAFGGRALDDSQPKYLNSKETPLFRKSETLYGLHRAKSKLSQTKEAILVEGYFDVISCHRAGLTEAVAPLGTAFNDRHAKVLKKWCDKVILAYDSDSAGVKASERALIFLKTVGIDCRVALLPPQEDPDRLFQNHGAAKLHQIVQKSVSPLRFRIEIVRRMYPHGIEKADSAFWKEIKKVLATAEDKLEQQQLIQELAALHPSSKIDYKATVAALRKDVENLGKKQKFVGEQTSRVLPGKTSKSNEVVPPIAERVILRAVLRPEFRKKALPLLEEEGFLVSGSGRRLADRVLHEIRLLGEDCDPGSVLENLEEGDRQLFALFERPEEGPLTEAWLEDSIAKLRYEKEKREARKHPDSAIAIVEALKKKKIR, from the coding sequence ATGCCGGACGAGTTGGATGAAATTCGCTCTCGGATAAGCCTCGTAGACTTAGTCAGCGAAAGAGTCCAACTCACAAGAGCAGGAAAAACATTCAAGGGTCTTTGTCCCTTTCATCGGGAAAAGACCCCATCTTTTTATATTTATCCTGAACAAGGGCGATATTTTTGCTTCGGATGTCAAGAGCGAGGAGACATCTTCTCTTTCGTGATGAAAACGCAAGGCTTAGATTTTAAAGAAGCCCTCGACGTTCTTGCGAAACGAGCAGGAGTGACGCTCAAACCACGATTTCAAGAAAAGGAACCGAATCAAAAACAATTGCTCGGCAAAATTTTAGAAACTGCCTGCAGTTTCTTCAATAAAAGTTTTTTCGAATCCTCTTTTGCGCAGGAATATGCTTCGAACAGAGGGCTTACACCCGATATCATTGCGGAATGGAAGATTGGTTATGCGCCCGACTCAGACGAGGAATTGATACGAGTTCTCCGTAAATCGAATTTTTCTTTGCGCGATGCGGAGCAAGCGGGAGTCGTAACCGGCTCGGAATCTTCAGGGTATCGAGATTTCTTTCGTAACCGTCTGATCTTTCCCGTTCACGATGAAAGAGGAAATCTGATTGCATTCGGTGGAAGGGCGCTCGATGATTCTCAGCCGAAATATCTCAATTCCAAAGAAACACCTCTTTTTCGAAAGAGCGAAACTCTTTATGGACTGCACCGTGCCAAATCGAAACTCTCGCAAACGAAAGAGGCTATTTTGGTCGAAGGTTATTTCGATGTAATCAGTTGCCATCGAGCGGGGCTGACGGAAGCGGTTGCCCCTCTCGGAACTGCGTTCAACGATCGACATGCCAAAGTTCTAAAAAAATGGTGCGATAAAGTCATACTCGCTTACGACAGCGATTCCGCCGGAGTCAAAGCCAGCGAACGTGCCTTGATTTTCTTGAAAACGGTTGGCATTGATTGTAGGGTCGCTCTTCTGCCCCCCCAAGAAGACCCGGATCGCCTTTTCCAGAACCACGGCGCTGCGAAACTGCATCAAATCGTTCAAAAGTCGGTCAGCCCATTGCGTTTTCGCATAGAAATTGTGCGCCGCATGTATCCGCATGGCATAGAAAAAGCCGATTCTGCTTTTTGGAAAGAAATAAAGAAAGTTTTAGCGACAGCAGAAGACAAACTCGAGCAGCAGCAATTGATTCAAGAATTGGCAGCGCTTCATCCGAGTTCGAAAATAGATTACAAAGCGACGGTAGCCGCATTGCGAAAGGACGTAGAAAACCTCGGAAAGAAACAAAAGTTCGTAGGAGAACAAACTTCCCGAGTTCTGCCCGGAAAGACGAGCAAATCGAACGAGGTTGTCCCCCCCATCGCGGAGCGTGTGATTCTTCGCGCTGTGCTTAGGCCAGAATTTCGAAAAAAAGCACTCCCTCTTTTAGAGGAAGAAGGTTTTTTAGTCAGCGGTTCGGGAAGAAGATTAGCAGATAGAGTTCTTCATGAAATTCGACTTCTCGGTGAAGACTGCGATCCGGGGTCGGTTCTCGAGAACCTCGAAGAAGGAGACCGACAACTCTTTGCTCTTTTCGAGAGACCGGAAGAAGGGCCTCTTACCGAAGCATGGCTCGAAGATTCGATTGCAAAACTGCGATACGAAAAAGAAAAAAGAGAAGCACGAAAACATCCCGATTCCGCAATTGCCATCGTGGAAGCATTGAAAAAAAAGAAGATTAGATAA
- the trxA gene encoding thioredoxin produces the protein MGAPAHLVASEFKEKVERSTVPVLVDFWAEWCGPCKAIAPHIEAIAREYAGRVNVYKVNVDEEPDLAMRFDIMSIPTLVIFKDGEEFDRIIGLVPKEQIISALERALK, from the coding sequence ATGGGAGCACCAGCGCACTTAGTTGCATCAGAGTTTAAAGAGAAAGTAGAACGGTCGACCGTACCTGTATTAGTTGATTTTTGGGCGGAGTGGTGCGGTCCGTGCAAGGCGATTGCCCCGCATATAGAGGCTATCGCTCGCGAATATGCAGGAAGAGTCAATGTCTACAAGGTGAACGTTGACGAAGAGCCGGATTTAGCGATGCGGTTCGATATCATGAGCATCCCGACGTTAGTTATTTTCAAGGATGGGGAGGAATTCGACCGTATCATCGGTCTTGTTCCGAAAGAACAAATCATCAGTGCTCTCGAAAGAGCTCTGAAATAG
- the murJ gene encoding murein biosynthesis integral membrane protein MurJ has protein sequence MAKAPKPMTLLQASSVMAFAILFSRILGLIRDAVLSAQFGIRFERDAYVAAFVIPDLLFFLLAGGALSSAFIPVFGSYWAKGEREEAWKVFSSLVTLMAFAVFFFVVFAEIFAPQLVAIFTPGLSFEKQALAADLSRVLLPSQFGFLLGGLMFGTMNAQKHFLVPALAPNIYNLGIILGASVLAPLLSVPIFGPAWGALAGALVGNLLIPIWVMNRFGAKYEFRLDWKHEGVQRVFRMMLPVVLGLSLPGVYAIITRAFGSFFEEGAISALDIGNRIMQAPLGIFGQALAIAVFPTLIEMYAHNKKREFLETASKSVRTVIFIGLIVGGIMFVMSEDIVRVLNQWGTFTSQNTKFVAEGLRMYSLGVFAWCAHPILMRAFFAMENTITPVFLGTITTFFLFSLCAFFLKIGVGYSWYALAVSLSAIFLMTLLLIGLKIRLGRFDGTKLLRVLGVGVVSTVLISLLIALGTLVVPFPEIIPANLISFVRLFLFGLGGLWIYLKIGNALGLEEAGYALRAISKRQPAPPPEISP, from the coding sequence GTGGCTAAAGCGCCGAAACCGATGACGTTACTCCAAGCGAGCAGCGTCATGGCATTTGCCATTCTCTTCAGTCGGATTTTGGGGCTCATTCGGGATGCGGTGCTTTCTGCGCAATTCGGCATTCGATTCGAGCGGGACGCATATGTAGCAGCATTCGTTATTCCCGACCTTTTATTTTTTCTTCTTGCAGGAGGCGCATTGAGTAGCGCGTTCATCCCGGTTTTCGGAAGTTATTGGGCTAAAGGAGAAAGGGAAGAGGCATGGAAGGTTTTCAGTTCCCTCGTTACGCTGATGGCTTTTGCGGTGTTTTTCTTCGTGGTTTTTGCGGAGATTTTTGCACCTCAACTCGTTGCCATCTTTACACCGGGTCTATCTTTCGAAAAGCAAGCCTTAGCCGCGGATTTGTCGAGAGTCCTGCTCCCCAGCCAGTTCGGTTTTTTGTTGGGGGGGCTGATGTTCGGAACGATGAATGCCCAAAAACATTTCCTCGTACCTGCTCTCGCACCCAACATTTATAACTTAGGAATCATCCTCGGTGCTTCGGTTCTGGCTCCTCTTTTGTCCGTGCCCATATTCGGTCCTGCGTGGGGTGCTTTGGCAGGAGCATTGGTGGGGAATTTGTTGATCCCGATTTGGGTGATGAATAGATTCGGAGCGAAGTACGAATTCCGTCTCGATTGGAAACACGAAGGCGTTCAGCGTGTGTTTCGGATGATGCTTCCGGTTGTCTTGGGCTTGAGTCTGCCAGGGGTTTATGCTATTATCACTCGCGCATTTGGTTCGTTTTTCGAGGAAGGTGCGATTTCTGCACTGGATATCGGAAATCGCATCATGCAAGCGCCATTGGGGATATTCGGGCAAGCGTTGGCAATTGCTGTGTTTCCGACGCTTATCGAAATGTATGCGCATAATAAGAAACGAGAGTTTTTGGAAACTGCAAGCAAGTCCGTCCGCACAGTTATTTTTATCGGATTGATAGTGGGGGGGATCATGTTCGTGATGAGTGAAGACATCGTTAGAGTACTCAACCAGTGGGGAACGTTTACATCGCAAAATACGAAGTTCGTCGCAGAAGGTTTGCGAATGTATAGTCTCGGTGTGTTCGCATGGTGCGCTCATCCGATTTTAATGCGGGCGTTCTTCGCAATGGAAAACACGATTACACCGGTGTTTTTGGGAACGATCACTACTTTTTTCCTCTTTAGCCTTTGTGCGTTTTTTTTGAAAATCGGTGTAGGTTATTCTTGGTATGCGCTCGCAGTCTCCTTGTCAGCGATCTTTCTTATGACCTTGCTCCTTATCGGTCTTAAAATTAGGTTAGGACGATTCGATGGCACGAAACTGCTGAGAGTACTCGGTGTCGGAGTGGTCTCGACAGTATTGATTTCTCTGCTTATCGCATTAGGGACTTTGGTCGTACCGTTTCCGGAGATAATCCCCGCGAACCTTATCTCCTTCGTCCGTCTGTTCCTATTCGGCTTAGGTGGGCTGTGGATTTACCTTAAAATAGGAAATGCCTTGGGTTTGGAAGAGGCGGGCTATGCTTTGAGAGCGATTTCTAAGCGACAACCAGCCCCTCCTCCAGAAATCTCTCCATAA
- a CDS encoding PilZ domain-containing protein, whose protein sequence is MIKVGDSVLLLRSSEEQSATVLASRVERTNPLTLVVPIREETPLLDVGNAVSVIWRGPNSNAHYETSISRITSYGLSLVIELAKSTWVEFDRRRGERYDTDFDGEVTVVQEDHGGAATLETYSGKVINISCVGCLFKSAAPFERGCLVSVRIPDPLKSGEMRMLAIITRIQDDSVGLEFFDFSGDSRVRLNNLLMTLEKRKNEQAA, encoded by the coding sequence ATGATAAAAGTCGGCGACTCCGTATTGCTCCTGCGCTCCTCTGAGGAGCAGTCAGCGACCGTTTTGGCTTCTCGCGTAGAGAGGACAAACCCTTTGACTCTCGTCGTTCCGATTCGGGAAGAAACCCCGCTCTTGGACGTTGGGAACGCCGTTAGCGTGATTTGGAGAGGACCTAATTCCAACGCTCATTACGAGACTTCTATTAGCAGGATCACGAGTTATGGACTTAGCCTCGTTATCGAATTAGCGAAAAGTACTTGGGTGGAGTTCGACCGCAGGCGAGGAGAAAGATACGACACAGACTTCGACGGTGAGGTAACCGTCGTTCAGGAAGACCATGGTGGTGCGGCGACACTCGAAACCTATTCAGGAAAAGTCATCAACATCAGTTGTGTTGGATGTTTATTCAAAAGCGCTGCTCCGTTCGAGCGCGGTTGTTTAGTTTCTGTTCGCATCCCTGATCCTTTGAAATCGGGGGAAATGCGGATGCTCGCCATTATAACGAGAATCCAAGATGACTCAGTGGGATTGGAGTTTTTCGATTTTAGTGGAGATTCACGAGTGAGATTGAACAACCTGTTGATGACTTTGGAAAAGCGGAAAAACGAACAGGCTGCGTAA
- the dapF gene encoding diaminopimelate epimerase: protein MIAEKRSFPFTKMHGIGNDFVLIDFVKNPPLNLSLPALAREMCDRKFGVGADGIILIEKGNSAPFSMKMFNPDGSEAEMCGNGIRCLARLVKDRAYTELDKFPVETKAGILEVEVLDGKQVRVNMGKARTLRKEIPMHGPPDEAALSFELVAAAQKFDASAVSMGNPHCVIFVEDVEKVPLDVWGPAIEYHELFPQRTNVQFTQVLSNKELKVKTWERGAGATLACGTGACAAGVASFLRGLSERSTLVHLPGGDLTIEYIENGTVYMTGPAEYVFEGEWDK from the coding sequence ATGATCGCTGAAAAACGTTCGTTCCCTTTCACGAAAATGCATGGAATCGGAAACGACTTCGTGCTCATTGATTTCGTGAAAAATCCCCCTCTCAACCTTTCACTCCCTGCACTTGCTCGAGAGATGTGCGACCGAAAATTCGGCGTCGGGGCGGACGGCATCATTTTGATTGAAAAAGGAAATAGCGCTCCCTTTTCCATGAAAATGTTCAACCCCGACGGTTCCGAAGCCGAGATGTGTGGAAACGGCATTCGTTGTTTAGCGAGGCTTGTGAAAGACCGTGCTTACACTGAACTCGATAAGTTCCCTGTCGAAACGAAGGCGGGAATTCTCGAAGTCGAAGTACTGGATGGGAAGCAAGTACGTGTAAATATGGGCAAGGCACGAACTTTGCGAAAAGAAATCCCGATGCATGGACCACCGGACGAAGCCGCTTTATCCTTCGAGTTAGTTGCAGCGGCACAAAAATTCGATGCAAGCGCAGTTTCGATGGGTAATCCCCACTGCGTAATTTTCGTCGAAGATGTCGAAAAAGTACCTCTCGATGTATGGGGACCCGCCATCGAATACCATGAACTCTTTCCTCAGCGCACGAATGTTCAATTCACACAAGTTTTATCCAATAAGGAATTGAAAGTAAAAACATGGGAGCGAGGTGCGGGTGCTACTTTGGCTTGTGGGACAGGGGCTTGCGCCGCTGGCGTAGCGAGTTTCTTAAGAGGTCTTTCCGAAAGAAGTACCCTCGTCCACCTGCCAGGTGGAGACTTGACGATTGAATACATCGAAAACGGAACTGTCTATATGACCGGTCCTGCTGAATATGTATTCGAGGGTGAATGGGATAAATGA
- the hfq gene encoding RNA chaperone Hfq, whose amino-acid sequence MAKAINLQEMFLNQARKENVPVKVHLTGGLVLEGVVRGFDAFTILLEPMGQPTQLIYKHAVSCITPEKPILGYRNLMKEAVGEREGYSHDR is encoded by the coding sequence ATGGCAAAAGCAATCAACTTGCAAGAAATGTTTCTGAATCAGGCTCGAAAGGAGAACGTTCCGGTAAAGGTGCATTTGACAGGCGGGCTTGTCCTCGAGGGGGTTGTGAGAGGTTTCGACGCTTTCACGATTCTTCTCGAGCCTATGGGTCAGCCGACACAATTAATCTATAAACACGCGGTATCCTGCATTACTCCCGAAAAACCCATACTTGGGTATAGAAACCTTATGAAAGAAGCAGTGGGTGAACGGGAAGGATACTCGCATGATCGCTGA
- the miaA gene encoding tRNA (adenosine(37)-N6)-dimethylallyltransferase MiaA — protein MPFAIAIMGPTTSGKTDVAESLAERLDAAIVNADAFQIYKGLDIGTAKPKNKKRYELLDILEPWEPFSVGKFLEMARPLCERYANEGKHCIVTGGTGLYIRALFEEYEEIQKPANPELREILRKAWEEVGPKKLAEREGISLEGLSESFIRNPAHFLRYIERKKMPKVSMQRTEWKAEKRKFGLLVPREILRKRISERVHRMLEAGWLEEVKALSELGADASWPAMRAHGYRELLRVIHKKMSLEEAVNSIINQISQYAKRQMTWLRKEPNLIWIDAEGTVEEICNRIENNLQPSAS, from the coding sequence ATGCCTTTCGCCATCGCCATAATGGGTCCGACCACGAGTGGAAAAACCGACGTAGCGGAATCTCTCGCAGAGAGATTAGACGCCGCTATCGTCAACGCCGATGCTTTTCAAATCTATAAAGGGCTCGATATCGGTACGGCGAAACCCAAAAACAAAAAACGCTACGAACTTCTCGACATTCTCGAACCTTGGGAACCCTTTTCCGTCGGGAAGTTCCTCGAAATGGCTCGCCCTCTCTGTGAGCGTTATGCAAACGAAGGAAAACACTGCATCGTTACTGGCGGAACGGGTCTTTACATCCGCGCTTTATTCGAAGAGTACGAAGAAATTCAAAAGCCTGCGAATCCAGAACTCCGAGAAATTCTAAGAAAAGCATGGGAAGAAGTGGGTCCTAAAAAATTGGCAGAACGGGAAGGAATCTCGCTCGAAGGGCTTTCGGAATCCTTCATAAGAAACCCAGCGCATTTCCTGAGATACATCGAAAGAAAGAAAATGCCTAAAGTCTCTATGCAAAGAACGGAATGGAAAGCAGAAAAGAGAAAATTCGGGCTCTTAGTTCCTCGCGAAATCTTGCGCAAAAGGATTTCGGAGCGGGTGCATCGAATGTTAGAAGCAGGTTGGCTGGAAGAGGTAAAAGCCTTGAGCGAATTAGGTGCTGATGCTTCCTGGCCAGCGATGCGCGCTCATGGCTATAGAGAACTTCTAAGAGTAATTCATAAAAAAATGTCTCTCGAAGAGGCAGTAAATAGCATAATTAATCAAATTTCCCAGTATGCTAAGAGACAGATGACTTGGCTTCGCAAGGAGCCTAACTTGATTTGGATAGATGCCGAAGGGACAGTAGAGGAAATTTGCAACCGTATAGAGAATAACCTACAACCTTCTGCATCGTGA
- the gcvT gene encoding glycine cleavage system aminomethyltransferase GcvT, producing the protein MNSMKRTTLYPEHVRLGAKIVEFAGWEMPIQYTSVVAECKSVRERAGMFDVSHMGRLTFRGDRVLEFLEWITANDVSKLTNGGSQYSLLCYENGTCVDDIIVYRINENLFRMVVNAANHDKDLEWIKSHNTYGVAIEDETMQTAMIAVQGPKACEITQSLSKDNVLAIERFHSSECNVAGANSFIARTGYTGEDGFELVVPSQESVKVWQALLEKNVVPCGLAARDVLRVEAGLPLYGHELSDQISPIEAGLGWVVSKTKKFIGSDAIERMRKEGTRRKLVGILMDGRMVPREGYPVFCNGKEIGKMSSGVYSPTLERGIGFAFVSSEYAEEGLRCEVLIRDKGFPATVVSKRFLKKK; encoded by the coding sequence ATGAATTCGATGAAGAGAACAACATTATACCCTGAACATGTGCGGTTAGGTGCGAAGATAGTCGAATTTGCCGGTTGGGAGATGCCGATTCAGTACACCAGCGTGGTTGCGGAATGCAAAAGCGTACGAGAACGCGCGGGCATGTTCGACGTTTCTCATATGGGTCGCCTTACTTTTCGTGGGGATAGGGTGCTGGAATTTTTGGAATGGATAACCGCGAACGATGTGAGCAAGTTGACGAATGGAGGCTCTCAATACTCTCTACTTTGTTACGAAAACGGAACATGCGTAGACGATATTATCGTATATCGTATCAACGAGAATCTGTTCCGCATGGTAGTCAACGCAGCGAACCACGATAAGGATTTGGAATGGATAAAATCTCACAACACTTACGGAGTGGCAATCGAGGACGAGACGATGCAAACGGCGATGATAGCCGTGCAAGGACCTAAAGCCTGCGAGATAACACAATCTTTGAGCAAAGACAACGTTTTGGCTATCGAGCGTTTTCATTCTTCTGAATGCAACGTAGCAGGCGCGAATTCTTTTATCGCGCGAACCGGTTATACGGGAGAGGATGGCTTCGAGTTGGTAGTTCCCAGCCAAGAATCGGTGAAGGTTTGGCAAGCGTTATTAGAGAAAAATGTCGTTCCATGCGGTCTTGCTGCAAGGGATGTGCTTAGGGTCGAAGCCGGATTGCCACTTTATGGGCATGAATTGAGCGACCAAATTTCACCGATCGAAGCAGGTCTCGGATGGGTAGTCTCGAAAACGAAGAAGTTCATCGGCTCGGATGCCATCGAGCGGATGCGCAAAGAAGGTACACGACGTAAACTCGTTGGCATTTTGATGGACGGGAGGATGGTGCCTCGGGAAGGTTATCCTGTGTTTTGTAATGGCAAAGAAATCGGGAAAATGAGCAGTGGTGTATATTCGCCGACTCTCGAGCGCGGAATCGGTTTCGCGTTTGTTTCTTCGGAATATGCGGAAGAAGGTTTGCGGTGTGAAGTCTTAATTCGCGATAAAGGCTTTCCGGCAACGGTAGTTTCGAAGAGATTTTTGAAAAAGAAATAG
- a CDS encoding T9SS type A sorting domain-containing protein, whose protein sequence is MKLLGKKGSGSFVRILISIFLLSSSLSVFAEPNVEELLQNFHFRSVGPAASGGRVVDIEVHPSKPYTIYLASASGGIWKSENNGTTWTPIFDNQGTISIGDIAIAPTNPDIIWVGTGEHNNQRSVLWGDGVYKSEDGGKTWQNMGFRDSLHIGRIVVDSKNPNVVYVAVSGWLFRAGGERGVYKTTDGGKTWNLVLKPENDTTGFIDIAQDPKDNRVLYAAAYDRLRRPWHFRETGAGSALYKTTDAGKTWKKLTNGLPTGEIGRIGVVVSPTDTKIVYAVIENPAPRTGTTVYRSENGGLTWKKMNDRSLTGSYYYGQIRVDPKNPQRVFVLATRLHKSEDGGKTFETIARGVHVDFHAMWIDPNDTDRILLGCDGGFYMSYDGGNTWDFVNNLPIVQFYAIGVDMANPYNIVGGTQDNGVWLGPSRTRSGGGITNRHWSNIYGGDGMYSVPDPEDPYTIYTSSQFGNVVRIDMKRRDVRNIRPRESGLRYNWMTPFLTSPHNPRVLYLGAQKVFRSYDQGDNWHAISPDLTTNDAEKIKGNVPHCTITTIDESPKQAGVIWVGTDDGNLWVTRDNGASWTKVNDNLPADAPKGYWVSRVVASAHEEGTAYVAITGFREEDFRPFLYKTTDFGKTFTSISNGLPNEPISVVKEDKLNPKLLVVGTDLGCYISIDGGQSWHKMKNGLPTIAVHDIVIHPRDGDLILGTHGRGIFICNIQVLRQYTDDVKGKPFHLFDPGAVLNMQPVFEMSDGFRGQRVFLAPNPEPGTKIAYYIKEPISEEPILQVTDVAGNVVAEWKGEKSAGIHFFSWDLRTQKTERPRPLPSGSYLVQLKVGDKTEKKVLKITDWEP, encoded by the coding sequence ATGAAATTACTTGGTAAAAAGGGTTCTGGTTCTTTTGTTCGCATTTTAATTTCGATTTTTTTACTTTCTTCTTCGCTTTCTGTTTTCGCAGAGCCGAACGTAGAGGAGCTATTACAGAATTTTCATTTTCGTTCCGTTGGACCTGCTGCGAGTGGGGGGCGTGTAGTAGATATCGAGGTGCATCCCTCGAAACCGTATACGATTTACCTCGCTTCGGCATCCGGCGGTATCTGGAAATCCGAAAACAACGGCACGACTTGGACGCCGATATTCGACAATCAAGGGACGATTTCTATCGGAGACATTGCGATTGCACCTACCAACCCGGACATTATTTGGGTCGGAACGGGAGAACACAATAATCAGCGAAGTGTCCTTTGGGGGGATGGGGTTTACAAATCGGAAGATGGAGGAAAGACTTGGCAGAACATGGGTTTTCGGGACAGTCTGCATATTGGTCGCATCGTGGTGGATTCGAAAAATCCAAACGTCGTTTATGTCGCCGTGTCTGGATGGCTTTTTCGAGCAGGGGGGGAGCGCGGAGTTTATAAAACGACAGACGGGGGGAAAACCTGGAACTTGGTTTTAAAACCAGAGAACGATACAACCGGCTTTATCGATATCGCGCAAGACCCGAAAGATAACCGCGTACTATATGCCGCAGCCTACGACCGTTTGCGAAGGCCATGGCATTTTCGCGAAACGGGAGCTGGTTCTGCTCTTTATAAAACAACGGATGCTGGCAAAACTTGGAAAAAGTTGACGAACGGATTGCCCACAGGCGAAATCGGTCGAATCGGAGTTGTCGTTTCGCCGACTGACACCAAGATAGTCTATGCAGTCATCGAAAATCCTGCTCCTCGTACAGGGACAACGGTTTACCGTTCGGAGAATGGCGGACTGACCTGGAAAAAGATGAACGACAGATCGCTTACAGGAAGTTATTATTACGGACAAATCCGTGTTGACCCGAAAAACCCACAACGAGTATTCGTGTTGGCAACGAGGCTTCATAAAAGCGAAGACGGAGGAAAAACATTCGAGACGATTGCGCGTGGAGTTCATGTAGATTTCCATGCAATGTGGATTGACCCGAATGACACCGATAGGATTCTGTTGGGATGCGATGGCGGGTTCTACATGAGTTACGATGGAGGAAATACTTGGGATTTCGTAAACAATTTACCGATTGTGCAGTTTTATGCAATCGGTGTGGATATGGCGAATCCTTATAACATCGTGGGGGGGACGCAGGATAATGGCGTTTGGCTAGGTCCTTCTCGCACTCGTTCCGGTGGGGGAATTACGAATCGGCATTGGAGCAACATTTATGGGGGGGATGGCATGTATTCCGTCCCAGACCCGGAAGATCCATATACGATTTATACGTCTTCCCAATTCGGAAATGTCGTGAGGATTGACATGAAGCGTCGTGACGTTAGGAACATTCGTCCGCGAGAAAGCGGATTGCGTTATAACTGGATGACGCCGTTTTTGACGTCTCCGCACAATCCTCGTGTTCTGTATTTGGGCGCTCAGAAAGTATTCCGCTCGTATGACCAAGGGGATAACTGGCATGCGATTAGTCCGGATTTGACGACGAACGATGCCGAAAAAATAAAAGGCAATGTTCCTCATTGCACGATAACCACAATCGATGAATCTCCCAAACAAGCAGGTGTGATTTGGGTGGGAACGGATGACGGAAATCTCTGGGTAACGCGCGATAATGGTGCAAGTTGGACGAAAGTGAATGACAATTTGCCCGCTGATGCTCCGAAGGGCTATTGGGTTAGTCGTGTCGTCGCTTCGGCTCATGAAGAAGGAACGGCATATGTCGCCATAACAGGTTTCCGCGAAGAAGATTTTCGTCCGTTTTTATACAAAACGACGGACTTCGGAAAAACGTTTACTTCGATTTCTAATGGCTTGCCGAACGAACCGATATCCGTCGTAAAGGAAGATAAGCTCAACCCGAAATTGCTCGTAGTCGGCACGGATTTAGGATGCTACATCAGCATTGATGGTGGACAAAGCTGGCACAAAATGAAAAATGGCTTGCCGACGATTGCAGTTCACGACATCGTAATTCATCCGCGGGACGGAGATTTAATTTTGGGAACGCATGGCAGAGGAATCTTTATTTGTAATATTCAAGTCCTTAGACAATACACGGATGACGTAAAAGGAAAACCATTTCATTTATTCGATCCAGGCGCTGTGTTGAATATGCAACCTGTTTTCGAGATGTCGGATGGTTTTCGAGGACAGCGCGTGTTTCTTGCTCCGAATCCAGAACCGGGGACGAAAATTGCTTACTACATCAAAGAACCTATTTCAGAAGAGCCTATCCTTCAAGTCACGGACGTTGCTGGAAATGTCGTCGCCGAGTGGAAAGGTGAAAAATCAGCAGGAATTCACTTTTTTTCTTGGGATTTACGCACTCAAAAAACAGAACGACCGCGTCCGCTTCCTTCCGGTAGTTATCTTGTTCAATTGAAAGTAGGAGATAAAACGGAGAAGAAGGTTTTAAAAATTACGGACTGGGAACCGTAA